CTACTGGCCTGAGCAGCAGGCATTGCTGATAGCGGATATCCATTTCGGCAAAGCCGCAGCCTATCGTCGCCTCGGCCAGCCGGTGCCCCATGGCACCACCGACGCCAACCTGCGCCAGTTGGACGATCTGCTGGCGCGGTATGCCTGCCGCCAGCTGATCTTTCTCGGTGACTTCCTGCATGCGCCGGAGTCCCGTGCACCCTCCACGCTGGCCCGCCTGGCCGAATGGCGTGCGGAACATGCACAACTCGCCATCACCCTGGTGCGCGGCAACCACGACCGCCGTGCAGGCGACCCGCCGGCGGAGCTCGGCATCGAGGTGGTGAGCGAGCCGCTGCTGCTCGGCCCGTACGCGCTGCAGCACGAACCGCAACCGCACCCCAGCCACCACGTGCTGGCCGGCCACGTTCACCCCGCCTTCCCGCTACAGGGGCGTGGGCGCCAGCGGCTGCGCCTGCCGTGCTTCTGCATCGGCGAACGGCTCAGCCTGCTGCCAGCCTTCGGCAGCTTCACCGGCACGATGACGGTGGCAACCGAAGACAACTGGCGAATCTATGTGGTGGGAGATGGAGAAGTGTGGCCGGTGGCGCGCCAGGCGTCGGTCAGGCCTGGGAAATACCGGTGATGGTGATGCCGTAGCGCTCGGCCAGACGTGTGGCGGGGGTGTCCTCCAGATCGGGATCGTGTTCATGTTCGATCTCCTGATCCGGATAGAGCTCCTCCGCCTTGCGCGTCACCAGTTCGACCGCGTCGTCGATGTCCGGCTGGTGTTCGGAGTCGATCTTCAGCATCGCAGTGTTGCCGTCTTTGTTGTACGTAATGATCCAGGTCGTCATGGAATACCCCTCGCCTTAAAGAAACCCGTGTGAACGTAATAACGCCATTTTTGGTTTTTGTAAGTTTTTAGACCCATCCGGCGTCGGCAGTTCGGTCCCTCACTTCAAAGTTAGCAGCTTTAATTGCATTGCCAGGAACAACCAGGCGGACGCCCGGTCATCCGTATTCAAACAGCATGGAGTCGGGAACATGAATGCCTCGCCTCTGCCCGTTGCCGAACCGTCCGAAGAGCAGTTGGTGACCTTGCTGCGCCAGCACGCCGAGCCGCTGCCCGCGCCGGACGATCCGCACTTCGCCGATGCCTTCGAACGCTTCGCCGACGCGCGGGTGGTGCTGATCGGTGAAGCCAGCCACGGCACTTCCGAGTTCTACCGCGCCCGGGCCGCGATCACCCAGCGCCTGATCGAGCGCCATGGTTTTTCCATCGTGGCGGTCGAGGCGGACTGGCCCGACGCGGCGCGAATCGACTGCTACTGTCGCCAGCGAGAACCGGTCGCCTGGAGCGAGGATGCCTTCAAGCGTTTCCCGACCTGGATGTGGCGCAATCGCGAAGTCGAGGCTTTCGTCCGCTGGCTGCGCGAGCACAATGCGACGCTGGATGTTTCACGGCGCGTCGAGTTTCGCGGCCTGGACGTCTACAGCCTAGGCAGCTCGATCCGCGAAGTGCTGCGTTACCTCGACCGCATCGACCCCGAGGCCGCAGCGGATGCACGCCAGCGCTATGGCTGCCTGAGCCCCTGGCAGGAAGACCCGGCGGTCTATGGCCGCAACGTCATGCTTGGCCAGCCAACCTGCGAAAAGGCGGTGATCGAACAGTTGCAGGCCCTGCTCGCCCAACGCCTCGAGTACATCGGCCAGGATGGCGAACGGTTCTTCAACGCCGAACGCAACGCGCGAGTGGTACTGGCCGCGGAGAGCTACTACCGGGCCATGTACCGCGGCTCGGGCGAATCCTGGAACCTGCGCGACCGCCACATGTTCGACACCCTGCGGGCCCTGCTCGACCATCGCGGGCCAAACGCCAAGGCGGTGGTCTGGGCGCACAACTCGCATATCGGCAATGCGGCGGCGACCTCGATGGGCTGGGGTGGCGATTTCAACATCGGCGAACTCTGCCGCACCGCCTTCGGTCGCGACGCGGTGCTGATCGGCATGGCGACCGATCGCGGCGAAGTGGCGGCGGCGGACAACTGGGACGAGCCGATGCGAATCAAGCAGGTCATCCCGTCACGACCGGACAGCTGGGAGCAGCTCTTTCTGCGCGCCGGCGTGCCGGCCTCGCTGACCGACTGGCGTGATGATCGCGGCGAATTGCGCGAGGCGCTCAGCCACCCGCGGCTGGAGCGCGCGATCGGTGTCATCTACCGGCCGCTGACCGAGCGGCAGAGCCACTACTTCCGCGCCATCCTCGCCGAGCAGTTCGATGCGTTGATCTGGCTGGAACAGACGCAGGCGGTAACGCCCATCGGTCCGCAGGAGATCGACCCGAGCGACGTACCGGATACCTACCCGTTCGGAGAGTGAGCCATGCGCACGTTCGCTCAGCAAAGTCATCTGTTCAGGGACCGCCAGCATGCCGGGCAGGAATTGGCCGAAGCCCTGCTGCCCCTGGCGGACGAGCATCCACTGATCCTCGCCCTGCCGCGCGGCGGCGTGCCAGTGGCGTTCGAGGTCGCCCGGTCGTTGAAGGCCCAGTTGGACCTGGTGCTGGTACGCAAGATCGGCGCGCCGGGCAACGAGGAGCTGGCGCTCGGCGCGGTGGTCGATGGCGCCCAGCCGCAATGGGTCGTCAATCAGGGGTTGCTGCGCCAAATCGACCCACCGGAGAGCTGGTTCGACGAGGAAATGCAGCGCCAACTGGCGGAGCTGGAGCGCCGCCGCCGGCAGTACTGCGGCAAGCGGCCAGCGCCCGTGGTGGCGGAACGTCTGGTGATCGTGGTGGATGACGGCATCGCCACCGGCGCCACCGTTCGTGCCGCGCTCAAGGGCCTCGCGCGCGCCGGCGCCAGACGCCTGGTGCTGGCGATCCCGGTGGGCCCGCGGGAAGTCATCGAGGCCCTGCGCGAGGAAGTCGACGAGGTGGTCTGCCTAGCGATGCCCGAGCCGTTCATCGGCGTCGGGCTGCACTACGCCAATTTCGACCAGACCAGTGACGAGCAGGTCATCGACCTGCTGCAGCGCGCCGCCGGCTTCGTCGAAACCGGCGGTTGATGGTTCAGGCCACCGGCGCTGGCGGCGGCTGGTCCGGTACGGTGGGTTCGCCCGGCTCGTTGGGCAGGTCCGGTACGCCCGGCTCCTCCGGATCGCCCGGCACGCCTCCGGCGTGCCAGCCCCCGCTTTGCGCAGCGTGGCTGAATCGAATCGACTGAATGCCCATATATCGCCCTCCACACATGGCCCGCGGTTGCGGGCAGTTGTGCAATAGAGGGCGAACGGCGCGCTTTCTATCCAGCCTTTGGTCGGACACGACCGAAAACGGCGCGCTGACGGGGAAAAGCCGGTGCGCGGAGCGCAAGCGCGAATGCCTTGTAGGGTGCGCTACGCGCAGCACGGTGCGAGCGGAAGGCTTACCACATCAGGTCGTCGGGCACCTGGTAGGCAGCGTACGGATCATCGGCATCCGGCTCTTCGGTGCGGGTATTGAGCTGCACCACGCGCTGCGGGTCGCGCTCCTGGATCTTCAGCGCGGCCTCGCGCGGAATGACCTCGTAGCCGCCGCCATGGCGAACGATGGCCAGCGAACCACTGGCCAGCTTGTCGCGCATCAGCTTGTTGACCGACAGGCGCTTGACCTTCTTGTCGTCGACGAAGTTGTAGTAGTCCTCGGTGGTCAGCTTGGGCAGGCGGCTGGTCTCGATCAATTGTTTGATCTGCGCCGCACGGGCCTTCTGTTCGGCCTTTTGCTGCTGCTGGCGGTTCAGCTCCTGATCGCGGGCGAGCTTCTCGGCTTGGGCTTTCAGCGCCGCCTCGCGCTGCGAATCGTCCTTCTCGACCTGGCCTTTCTTCTCCAGGCGCTGCTGCTTCTGTTTCTGCTTGACGGCCTGCTTGGCCTGCTTTTCGTTGACCAGTCCGGCTTTGAGCAACTGGTC
This DNA window, taken from Pseudomonas sp. FeN3W, encodes the following:
- the pdeM gene encoding ligase-associated DNA damage response endonuclease PdeM; its protein translation is MNAYQPIELAGTTLWLLAEKAVYWPEQQALLIADIHFGKAAAYRRLGQPVPHGTTDANLRQLDDLLARYACRQLIFLGDFLHAPESRAPSTLARLAEWRAEHAQLAITLVRGNHDRRAGDPPAELGIEVVSEPLLLGPYALQHEPQPHPSHHVLAGHVHPAFPLQGRGRQRLRLPCFCIGERLSLLPAFGSFTGTMTVATEDNWRIYVVGDGEVWPVARQASVRPGKYR
- a CDS encoding erythromycin esterase family protein — protein: MNASPLPVAEPSEEQLVTLLRQHAEPLPAPDDPHFADAFERFADARVVLIGEASHGTSEFYRARAAITQRLIERHGFSIVAVEADWPDAARIDCYCRQREPVAWSEDAFKRFPTWMWRNREVEAFVRWLREHNATLDVSRRVEFRGLDVYSLGSSIREVLRYLDRIDPEAAADARQRYGCLSPWQEDPAVYGRNVMLGQPTCEKAVIEQLQALLAQRLEYIGQDGERFFNAERNARVVLAAESYYRAMYRGSGESWNLRDRHMFDTLRALLDHRGPNAKAVVWAHNSHIGNAAATSMGWGGDFNIGELCRTAFGRDAVLIGMATDRGEVAAADNWDEPMRIKQVIPSRPDSWEQLFLRAGVPASLTDWRDDRGELREALSHPRLERAIGVIYRPLTERQSHYFRAILAEQFDALIWLEQTQAVTPIGPQEIDPSDVPDTYPFGE
- a CDS encoding phosphoribosyltransferase family protein, which translates into the protein MRTFAQQSHLFRDRQHAGQELAEALLPLADEHPLILALPRGGVPVAFEVARSLKAQLDLVLVRKIGAPGNEELALGAVVDGAQPQWVVNQGLLRQIDPPESWFDEEMQRQLAELERRRRQYCGKRPAPVVAERLVIVVDDGIATGATVRAALKGLARAGARRLVLAIPVGPREVIEALREEVDEVVCLAMPEPFIGVGLHYANFDQTSDEQVIDLLQRAAGFVETGG
- a CDS encoding DUF2058 domain-containing protein, with translation MSLSLRDQLLKAGLVNEKQAKQAVKQKQKQQRLEKKGQVEKDDSQREAALKAQAEKLARDQELNRQQQQKAEQKARAAQIKQLIETSRLPKLTTEDYYNFVDDKKVKRLSVNKLMRDKLASGSLAIVRHGGGYEVIPREAALKIQERDPQRVVQLNTRTEEPDADDPYAAYQVPDDLMW